The proteins below are encoded in one region of Halogranum gelatinilyticum:
- a CDS encoding Cdc6/Cdc18 family protein: protein MSDTGDTLFTREDPIFANKELLEISHLPGEGRIVGRDDEIANLANAVNPAIFGQSPSNVLIYGKTGTGKSLCAKYVSQRLVDTAGEEGVNATFAYVDCAQDTTETQAVQTIADSVNDAEDTGIKVPDKGLSTSTYYKRLWRILDARYDVVLILLDEIDKLDDDDILMQLSRAGEAGKIADCKLGVIGISNKIQYKERMDERVKSSLCEREFVFPPYDANQLRDIMDARSDAFRDGVLDPSTIPRAAALAAREHGDARKAIDILRYAGEIAQSKGAATVRENFVTQARERAETDRFRELIRGSTPHSRYVLQALAVLSLSNERKDGFRTSRVYEIYESICRQEGSDSLSLRRVRDLLKEHAFLDIIEQSKHSGGSAEGSYTKHQLLEDPEVVKDVLTENTDS from the coding sequence ATGTCCGACACTGGGGACACGCTCTTCACGCGCGAAGACCCCATCTTCGCCAACAAGGAACTCCTCGAAATCAGCCACCTCCCGGGGGAAGGCCGTATCGTCGGCCGCGACGACGAGATTGCGAATCTCGCGAACGCGGTCAACCCCGCTATCTTCGGCCAGAGTCCGAGCAACGTGCTCATCTACGGGAAGACCGGGACCGGGAAGTCACTGTGTGCGAAGTACGTCTCCCAACGGCTCGTCGACACCGCCGGTGAGGAAGGCGTCAACGCGACCTTCGCCTATGTCGACTGCGCCCAAGACACTACCGAGACGCAGGCCGTCCAGACTATCGCCGACAGCGTCAACGACGCCGAGGACACGGGTATCAAGGTCCCCGACAAGGGACTGAGCACGTCGACCTACTACAAACGGCTGTGGCGTATCCTCGATGCGCGCTACGACGTCGTCCTCATCCTCCTCGACGAGATCGACAAGCTCGACGACGACGACATCCTGATGCAGCTCTCGCGAGCGGGTGAAGCTGGCAAGATCGCCGACTGCAAACTCGGCGTCATCGGCATCAGCAACAAGATTCAGTACAAAGAACGGATGGACGAACGCGTGAAGAGCAGTCTCTGCGAGCGGGAGTTCGTGTTCCCCCCGTACGACGCCAACCAGCTCCGAGACATCATGGACGCCCGTAGCGACGCGTTCCGTGATGGCGTCCTCGACCCGTCGACGATTCCCCGCGCCGCCGCGCTCGCCGCGCGCGAACACGGTGACGCCCGGAAGGCCATCGACATCCTCCGCTATGCTGGCGAGATCGCGCAGTCGAAGGGTGCCGCCACGGTTCGCGAAAACTTCGTCACGCAAGCGCGCGAACGTGCGGAGACCGACCGCTTCCGCGAACTGATTCGCGGCTCGACCCCCCACTCACGGTACGTCCTCCAGGCACTCGCCGTGCTCTCGCTCTCGAACGAGCGGAAAGACGGCTTTCGGACCAGCCGAGTGTACGAGATTTACGAGAGCATCTGCCGACAGGAAGGTTCGGACAGCCTCTCGCTCCGTCGCGTCCGCGACCTGCTGAAAGAGCACGCCTTCCTCGACATCATCGAACAGTCGAAACACAGCGGCGGAAGTGCCGAAGGGAGCTACACCAAGCACCAGCTCCTCGAAGACCCGGAAGTCGTGAAGGACGTCCTCACCGAGAACACCGATTCGTGA